In one window of Penaeus monodon isolate SGIC_2016 chromosome 36, NSTDA_Pmon_1, whole genome shotgun sequence DNA:
- the LOC119595492 gene encoding uncharacterized protein LOC119595492 codes for MADITSSQEFSIFLQRWGVHHIMSSPHYPQSNGHAEAAVKKVKYLIMKTAPNRNIDCEEFDRGLLELRNTPNFTGRSPAQILFGMPFRSCVPAHYSTFMKKWQTKAEDCDC; via the coding sequence ATGGCGGACATCACTTCCAGCCAGgaattttcaattttccttcagcgatggggagtgcaTCACATCATGTCAAGcccccattacccacagtccaatgggcatgcagaggctgctgtgaagaaagtcaagtatctgatcatgaagacagcacccaacaggaatattgactgtgaggagttcgacagaggattactggaattgcgtaacaccccaaatttcactggtcgttctcctgctcagattctgtttggtatgcccTTCCGCTCCTGTGTCCCTGCCCACTATAGTACCTTCATGAAgaagtggcagaccaaggctgaagactgcgactgt